Proteins from one Deltaproteobacteria bacterium genomic window:
- the hisS gene encoding histidine--tRNA ligase: MSITSVRGFNDILPNETELWRHIEETAWSVFSAYGFSEIKLPIVEKTELFLRSIGETTDIVEKEMYTFTDRHGDSITLRPEGTAPAVRAYIERKLYTAPVTRLYYTGPMFRYERPQKGRYRQFYQLGAEVFGEESPRADAETISMLMRYFGKLGVEGAALQINSLGDRNCRPAYKEKLYNYLKERTGDLCENCLKRIDANPLRALDCKVPGCIEATKNAPSILESLCEPCAGHFNDVRRFLALSGISPVLNPRMVRGLDYYTRTTFEITADTGLGSQNAVAAGGRYDNLVSELGGPQTPCFGFAVGIERLALIMKGAAPGKPLTVFIALGDEAVRKGVELVAAWREAGIRVVEDFSTGALKSRMKKADRLSADYVVILGENELKTGTLTIKDMLKAEQASIEWGMAAGVISGGE, from the coding sequence ATGAGCATAACCTCAGTAAGGGGTTTTAACGACATACTGCCGAATGAGACAGAGCTCTGGAGGCACATAGAGGAGACCGCCTGGTCGGTCTTCAGCGCCTACGGCTTCTCGGAAATAAAGCTCCCGATAGTGGAAAAAACCGAGCTCTTCCTCCGCTCCATAGGGGAGACGACCGACATAGTCGAAAAGGAGATGTACACCTTCACCGACCGCCACGGCGACTCCATCACCTTGAGACCTGAGGGCACTGCCCCGGCTGTCAGGGCCTATATCGAAAGGAAGCTATATACAGCGCCTGTAACGAGGCTATACTATACCGGCCCCATGTTCCGCTACGAGCGGCCGCAGAAGGGCAGGTACCGCCAGTTCTATCAGCTGGGGGCGGAGGTCTTCGGGGAGGAGAGCCCGAGGGCGGACGCCGAGACAATTTCCATGCTCATGAGGTATTTCGGGAAGCTCGGGGTCGAGGGGGCCGCGCTTCAGATAAACTCTCTGGGAGACCGGAACTGCAGGCCCGCCTACAAGGAAAAGCTGTATAATTACCTGAAGGAGAGGACAGGGGACCTCTGTGAGAACTGCCTTAAGAGGATAGACGCGAATCCTCTGAGGGCGCTCGACTGCAAGGTACCCGGCTGCATAGAGGCTACGAAGAACGCCCCTTCCATACTCGAATCCCTGTGCGAGCCCTGCGCCGGGCACTTTAATGACGTAAGGCGTTTTCTCGCGCTCTCGGGTATCTCCCCGGTCCTGAACCCGAGGATGGTAAGGGGGCTCGATTACTACACCCGGACGACTTTCGAGATAACCGCGGATACCGGGCTCGGGTCACAGAACGCGGTGGCTGCGGGCGGCAGGTACGATAACCTCGTATCCGAGCTCGGCGGCCCCCAGACCCCGTGCTTCGGGTTCGCGGTAGGGATAGAGAGGCTCGCGCTCATAATGAAGGGCGCCGCGCCCGGAAAGCCCCTTACCGTTTTCATCGCCCTCGGCGACGAGGCGGTCCGGAAGGGCGTGGAGCTTGTAGCCGCCTGGAGGGAGGCCGGGATAAGGGTCGTCGAGGACTTCTCGACAGGCGCTCTCAAGAGCAGGATGAAGAAGGCCGACAGGCTCTCCGCCGACTACGTGGTCATACTCGGCGAAAACGAGCTCAAGACCGGGACCCTCACGATAAAGGACATGTTGAAGGCCGAGCAGGCCAGTATAGAGTGGGGCATGGCTGCCGGGGTAATCTCCGGAGGGGAATAG
- a CDS encoding GspE/PulE family protein, with translation MSDKKALTLDFVTELLVKRKLLSPVEEREVAIKGEAQRARLRKAHDSFYSSRRLQTISETVSPAEVIASFELRIPGTEKYLTEDTITEAIAAEVGMPYLKIDPLKLNLDIVTSHIPRPFAQRYLVVPVEEKGGVVTLAVADPFNLEAVESLKATRKMRIELVLSSKSDILKIVREFYGFRYSVGAAEKESSTIGDLGNLEQYVRLKGSVELEATDQHIVNAVEYLLHYAYEQKASDIHIEPKRDRSVVRLRIDGVLHYIHTVPKAVHPSIISRIKMLSRMDIAEKRRPQDGRIKTEFKDREIELRVSTLPTAFGEKVVIRIFDPELLFQDISSLGFTARELETFNSFLKKTNGIVLVTGPTGSGKTTTLYSALKSLSSPEVNIVTIEDPIEMIVEEFNQVGVQQQIGVDFAGSIRTILRQDPDIIMVGEIRDRETADNAVQAALTGHLVFSTLHTNDAPSTVTRLADLGVPNFLINSTVAGIIAQRLVRKICVHCRKERALEPEEVQNLRLKNDREYRVWYGEGCPECRGTGYKGRTGIFEVLEFTERVKSVVAKTSDTNAVFKAAREDGMSTLRESAVRKMLQGGTTYEEIVSVTS, from the coding sequence ATGAGCGATAAAAAGGCGCTTACATTGGATTTCGTAACGGAGCTTCTCGTAAAAAGGAAGCTTCTTAGCCCTGTCGAGGAGAGGGAGGTCGCCATAAAGGGCGAGGCACAGAGGGCGCGGCTGAGGAAGGCGCACGATTCCTTCTACTCCTCAAGGCGCCTCCAGACCATATCCGAGACAGTCTCCCCCGCCGAGGTCATAGCCTCTTTCGAGCTCCGGATACCTGGCACCGAAAAATACCTGACCGAGGACACCATAACCGAGGCCATAGCCGCCGAGGTGGGGATGCCGTATCTCAAAATAGACCCCCTGAAGCTCAACCTCGATATTGTCACATCCCACATACCTAGGCCTTTTGCCCAGCGCTATCTCGTTGTGCCGGTAGAGGAAAAGGGAGGCGTGGTTACGCTCGCCGTCGCGGACCCCTTCAACCTGGAGGCGGTCGAGAGCCTCAAGGCCACCAGGAAGATGAGGATAGAGCTCGTCCTGAGCTCAAAGAGCGATATCCTCAAGATCGTGAGGGAGTTCTACGGTTTCAGGTACTCGGTCGGGGCCGCCGAGAAGGAGTCTTCGACCATAGGGGACCTGGGGAACCTCGAGCAGTACGTGAGGCTCAAGGGCTCGGTCGAGCTCGAGGCTACCGACCAGCACATAGTGAACGCGGTCGAGTACCTTCTCCACTACGCCTACGAGCAGAAGGCGAGCGATATACACATCGAGCCCAAGAGGGACAGGTCGGTCGTGAGGCTCAGGATCGACGGCGTCCTTCATTACATCCACACAGTGCCCAAGGCCGTCCACCCGTCCATCATATCAAGGATAAAGATGCTATCGAGGATGGACATAGCCGAGAAGAGGAGGCCGCAGGACGGGAGGATCAAGACCGAGTTCAAGGACCGGGAGATAGAGCTCCGTGTCTCCACCCTCCCCACGGCTTTCGGCGAGAAGGTGGTCATAAGGATATTCGACCCGGAGCTCCTTTTCCAGGACATATCGTCGCTGGGCTTTACGGCCAGGGAGCTTGAGACCTTCAACTCCTTTCTCAAGAAGACGAACGGCATAGTGCTCGTGACCGGCCCGACGGGCAGCGGCAAGACCACGACCCTCTATTCGGCCTTGAAGTCGCTATCCTCTCCGGAGGTGAATATCGTCACCATAGAGGACCCCATAGAGATGATAGTCGAGGAGTTCAACCAGGTGGGCGTGCAGCAGCAGATCGGGGTGGATTTTGCCGGGAGCATCCGCACCATTCTCCGCCAGGACCCTGACATCATCATGGTCGGCGAGATACGGGACAGGGAAACAGCCGATAACGCGGTCCAGGCCGCGCTCACCGGGCATCTTGTTTTTTCCACTCTCCACACGAACGACGCGCCCTCGACAGTTACGAGGCTTGCGGACCTGGGAGTGCCGAACTTCCTCATAAACTCGACGGTTGCCGGGATAATCGCCCAGAGGCTCGTAAGGAAGATATGCGTACACTGCCGGAAGGAACGGGCGCTCGAACCCGAAGAGGTCCAGAACTTGAGGCTCAAGAACGACCGCGAATACAGGGTCTGGTACGGCGAGGGCTGCCCCGAGTGCAGGGGCACAGGCTATAAGGGCAGGACCGGCATCTTCGAGGTGCTCGAGTTTACCGAGAGGGTGAAATCAGTGGTGGCCAAAACGAGCGACACCAACGCGGTCTTCAAGGCCGCCAGGGAGGACGGCATGTCCACCCTGAGGGAGTCGGCGGTGCGGAAGATGCTCCAGGGCGGGACCACATACGAGGAAATCGTCTCGGTGACCTCATGA
- the acs gene encoding acetate--CoA ligase, which produces MQNDRSLEVLLREKRLFPPPPEIMGSAHIKGPEEYDRLYRESIEDPDGFWGRMAGILDWTRKWDKVSEWDFKKPSVKWYLNGKLNASCNCLDRHLKGPRRTKAALIWEGDDGSYRTFTYQQLSFEVNRFANVLRANGVKKGDRVTIYLPMIPELAIAVLASTRIGAIHSVVFGGFSAASLRDRILDSDSRLLVTSDEGIRGGRAIPMKESADAALAECPNVRRVIVAKRTGAPVPMKTGRDVWWHEEVSAPGITGVCEPEEMDSEDPLFILYTSGSTGKPKGVLHTTGGYLVFSALTFKWIFDYREEDIYFCTADIGWVTGHSYILYGPLACGATSLMFEGIPTWPHPGRFWEIVEKHRVNIFYTAPTAIRALMRSGPEWVDKHDLSSLRVLGSVGEPINPEAWMWYHLHVGKSRLPIVDTWWQTETGGILISPLPGATTLKPGSATRPFFGIAPRVLREDGTPAGVNEGGYLVIEKPWPGMLRGTYGDPENKRIKEVYFSRFPGYYTSGDGARVDEDGDFWLMGRIDDVLNVSGHRLGTAEIESALVSDEAVAEAAVVGFPHAVKGEGIYAFVVLKEGISPSPELSRHVEDHVKQEISPIAKPDRILFATGLPKTRSGKIMRRILRRIAQGSTDLGDTSTLADPTVVEALLKESSKGLEGKGE; this is translated from the coding sequence ATGCAGAACGACAGGTCCCTTGAAGTGCTCCTTCGCGAAAAAAGGCTCTTCCCGCCGCCCCCCGAGATAATGGGATCGGCCCATATCAAGGGCCCCGAAGAGTACGATAGGCTCTACAGGGAGTCCATCGAGGACCCTGACGGCTTCTGGGGCCGCATGGCCGGCATACTCGACTGGACGAGGAAGTGGGACAAGGTCTCCGAATGGGACTTCAAAAAACCCTCTGTCAAATGGTACCTGAACGGCAAACTCAACGCCTCCTGTAACTGCCTCGACCGCCACCTGAAGGGCCCTCGGAGAACTAAGGCCGCACTCATATGGGAGGGCGACGACGGCTCCTACCGGACCTTCACTTACCAGCAGCTCTCCTTTGAGGTCAACCGCTTCGCGAACGTCCTCAGGGCCAACGGAGTAAAAAAAGGCGACCGGGTCACCATATATCTCCCGATGATACCGGAGCTCGCCATTGCGGTACTCGCCTCCACGAGGATAGGCGCGATCCACAGCGTCGTCTTCGGCGGCTTCAGCGCCGCGTCTTTGCGGGACAGGATACTCGATTCCGACTCCAGGCTCCTTGTAACTTCCGACGAGGGCATAAGGGGCGGGCGGGCAATACCCATGAAGGAGAGCGCAGATGCAGCCCTTGCTGAATGCCCCAATGTCCGGAGGGTGATAGTCGCGAAAAGGACCGGCGCTCCCGTGCCGATGAAGACAGGGCGGGATGTCTGGTGGCACGAGGAGGTCTCGGCCCCGGGCATAACGGGCGTTTGCGAGCCCGAGGAGATGGACTCCGAGGACCCGCTCTTCATCCTCTACACGAGCGGCTCTACAGGCAAGCCCAAGGGTGTCCTCCATACGACCGGCGGCTACCTGGTATTTTCCGCCCTCACCTTCAAATGGATATTCGACTACAGGGAAGAGGACATATATTTCTGCACCGCGGACATCGGCTGGGTGACGGGCCACAGCTATATACTATACGGCCCGCTCGCCTGCGGCGCGACCTCCCTCATGTTCGAGGGCATCCCGACCTGGCCCCACCCCGGCAGGTTCTGGGAGATAGTCGAGAAGCACAGGGTCAACATATTCTACACCGCCCCGACCGCCATACGGGCGCTAATGAGAAGCGGGCCGGAATGGGTCGATAAGCACGACCTTTCAAGCCTCCGCGTCCTCGGCTCGGTCGGGGAGCCTATAAACCCGGAGGCATGGATGTGGTACCACCTCCATGTGGGAAAGAGCAGGCTCCCCATAGTCGACACCTGGTGGCAGACCGAGACAGGCGGGATTCTCATCTCGCCTCTGCCGGGCGCGACGACGCTCAAGCCCGGCTCGGCGACGAGGCCCTTTTTCGGGATAGCGCCCAGGGTGCTACGCGAAGACGGAACCCCGGCCGGGGTGAACGAGGGCGGCTACCTCGTCATTGAAAAACCCTGGCCCGGCATGCTCAGGGGCACTTACGGCGACCCCGAGAACAAGCGGATAAAAGAAGTCTACTTCAGCCGCTTCCCCGGCTATTACACGAGCGGGGACGGAGCAAGGGTGGACGAGGACGGGGATTTCTGGCTCATGGGCAGGATCGACGACGTCCTGAACGTATCCGGGCACAGGCTGGGAACCGCCGAGATAGAGAGCGCCTTAGTCTCCGACGAGGCCGTGGCAGAGGCGGCCGTAGTCGGCTTTCCCCATGCCGTGAAGGGAGAGGGTATATACGCTTTCGTGGTCCTGAAAGAGGGCATAAGCCCCTCGCCCGAGCTTTCAAGGCATGTCGAAGACCACGTAAAACAGGAGATAAGCCCCATTGCCAAACCAGACCGCATACTATTCGCAACTGGCCTTCCCAAGACCAGGAGCGGGAAAATAATGCGGCGCATATTAAGGAGAATAGCCCAGGGCTCGACCGACCTGGGTGACACATCGACCCTTGCCGATCCTACGGTTGTGGAAGCGCTTCTCAAGGAAAGCTCCAAGGGGCTGGAAGGCAAGGGGGAATGA
- a CDS encoding DNA recombination protein RmuC, producing the protein MPEGQLSVLILAALGLLVALAAAFAIVSASRARRDAFSAEISSLRSEVQESISQSVRHINSQLAMLSGQVAEELSAVTAQMSASSGQMNSRMDNSHRTVSEIRQALGELSKATEQVYEVGKSISGLEKVLSAPKARGCLGELFLSELLSECLPSKRFELQYGFRDGARVDAVVRLREGLVPIDSKFPLENFRRIVEAGTDEERRIASRKFSSDCRRHIDSIASAYIRPSEGTLDFALMYVPSESVYYELITGSDEAGAALSEYAVSKKVVPVSPNSFYAYLQTIAMGLRGMEIEARAGEMLAHLSGLKGEFEKFSADLETLGRHISFARSKYDELERKAGLLRERLDWSGLGRSREVS; encoded by the coding sequence ATGCCCGAGGGCCAGTTATCGGTCCTTATCCTTGCGGCCCTCGGGCTCCTCGTCGCGCTTGCGGCTGCGTTCGCGATAGTATCCGCTTCACGGGCAAGGCGCGATGCCTTTTCAGCCGAGATTTCTTCCCTCCGATCAGAAGTCCAGGAATCCATATCCCAGAGCGTAAGGCATATAAACAGCCAGCTTGCAATGCTTTCCGGACAGGTGGCAGAGGAGCTCTCTGCCGTTACGGCCCAGATGAGCGCGTCTTCCGGCCAGATGAATTCCCGGATGGACAACTCGCACAGGACGGTAAGCGAGATACGGCAGGCCCTTGGAGAGCTCTCGAAGGCGACCGAGCAGGTCTACGAGGTCGGAAAGAGCATATCAGGGCTTGAGAAGGTCCTCTCCGCCCCGAAGGCAAGGGGCTGCCTCGGCGAGCTTTTTCTCTCCGAGCTCCTTTCCGAGTGCCTGCCCTCGAAGCGCTTCGAGCTCCAGTACGGGTTCAGGGACGGCGCCAGGGTGGACGCGGTCGTAAGGCTCAGGGAAGGGCTGGTGCCCATAGACTCCAAATTTCCGCTCGAAAACTTCAGGCGCATCGTCGAGGCCGGGACCGACGAGGAAAGGCGTATAGCTTCCAGGAAGTTCTCCTCGGACTGCAGGAGGCATATCGATTCCATTGCCTCGGCCTATATACGCCCCTCGGAGGGCACGCTGGATTTCGCCCTCATGTACGTCCCTTCAGAGAGCGTCTATTACGAGCTTATTACCGGCAGTGACGAGGCCGGGGCGGCCCTTTCCGAGTACGCCGTCTCGAAGAAGGTCGTGCCGGTCTCCCCGAACAGCTTCTACGCGTACCTTCAGACAATAGCGATGGGACTCAGGGGCATGGAGATAGAGGCGAGGGCAGGGGAGATGCTGGCCCACCTCTCGGGCCTGAAGGGCGAGTTCGAGAAGTTCTCGGCAGACCTCGAAACCCTCGGGCGGCACATCTCCTTTGCCCGGTCCAAATATGACGAGCTGGAAAGAAAGGCAGGGCTCTTAAGGGAAAGGCTCGATTGGTCGGGACTAGGAAGGAGCAGGGAAGTGAGCTGA
- the rpsU gene encoding 30S ribosomal protein S21, whose protein sequence is MSEVKVFDDQLEKALKILKRKLAQDGTFKEIKKRRFYEKPSVKKKRKRQEAAKRRAKASKKSARRVQE, encoded by the coding sequence TTGTCAGAGGTCAAGGTATTTGACGACCAGCTTGAGAAGGCGCTCAAGATCCTCAAGCGCAAGCTCGCTCAGGACGGGACCTTCAAGGAAATAAAGAAGAGAAGGTTCTACGAGAAGCCGAGCGTCAAGAAGAAGAGAAAGCGCCAGGAAGCGGCAAAACGCCGCGCCAAGGCGTCGAAAAAGAGCGCCAGAAGGGTCCAGGAGTAA
- the yihA gene encoding ribosome biogenesis GTP-binding protein YihA/YsxC has protein sequence MKVMSAEYIASAVKIEQCPKTGLPEIVLIGRSNVGKSSLINSFTGRKGLAKTSSQPGKTRTINFYLINGRFYIVDLPGFGYAKVSREERKRWEGMTEEYFRRRESIKGALLILDPRRDMGEEEANVLEWLNGHGIGCKVVFTKTDKLSANQLSSRAAKLKKESSVTGPVLFSAVTGDGRALLGRKIGEMLEGDSGH, from the coding sequence ATGAAAGTGATGAGCGCCGAGTATATAGCGAGCGCGGTGAAGATAGAGCAGTGCCCGAAGACAGGCCTCCCTGAGATAGTCCTAATCGGCAGGAGCAACGTCGGCAAGTCCTCGCTAATAAACTCGTTCACGGGGAGAAAGGGCCTTGCAAAGACAAGCTCCCAGCCAGGGAAGACCCGCACAATCAATTTCTATCTCATAAACGGGCGGTTCTACATCGTGGACCTCCCGGGTTTCGGGTACGCGAAGGTATCCCGGGAGGAAAGGAAGCGCTGGGAGGGCATGACCGAGGAATATTTCAGAAGGCGCGAAAGCATAAAGGGCGCGCTCCTCATACTCGACCCGAGGCGGGACATGGGCGAGGAGGAGGCAAACGTGCTCGAGTGGCTGAACGGACACGGCATAGGCTGCAAGGTGGTCTTTACCAAGACCGACAAGCTCTCCGCAAACCAGCTTTCATCGAGGGCTGCAAAATTGAAAAAGGAATCGTCCGTAACCGGCCCGGTCCTATTCTCGGCCGTTACAGGGGATGGCAGGGCGCTCCTGGGAAGAAAGATCGGGGAAATGCTCGAAGGTGATTCGGGTCACTGA
- the ybgF gene encoding tol-pal system protein YbgF — translation MRLSTLILVLAAFPLAGCAGFGQQKSIDELSKQVAELRTSVSEANSRIDDLGNRIVLLQEKIEETRAEVENLGTVPVLPPQGLKVVPLSEEGGKHVPAVKEKGHGWDKGDVLRDASALYNEGQDLFMAGRHEDARKVFSSFLGSYPRHTLSDNALYWIGESYYSARDFEKALEKFSEVVDKYPEENKAPDALLKIGFSYQEMKRDIEARAALERLVKKYPGSHAASIAAKALGGLKGER, via the coding sequence ATGAGACTGAGTACGCTTATATTAGTCCTTGCAGCTTTCCCGCTCGCCGGGTGCGCCGGGTTCGGCCAGCAGAAGTCGATAGACGAGCTTTCAAAGCAGGTTGCCGAGCTCAGGACTTCCGTGTCAGAGGCAAACTCCAGGATAGACGACCTCGGGAACAGGATAGTGCTCCTGCAGGAGAAGATAGAGGAGACCAGGGCCGAGGTCGAGAACCTCGGCACGGTCCCGGTCTTGCCTCCACAGGGCCTCAAGGTGGTCCCGCTCTCGGAAGAAGGCGGAAAGCACGTCCCGGCCGTCAAGGAAAAGGGACACGGCTGGGACAAGGGAGACGTTCTCCGCGATGCTTCGGCTTTATACAACGAGGGACAGGACCTTTTCATGGCCGGGCGACACGAGGACGCAAGGAAGGTCTTTTCGTCTTTTCTTGGTTCATACCCCAGGCATACCCTCTCGGACAACGCGCTTTACTGGATAGGCGAGTCCTATTACTCGGCAAGGGACTTCGAAAAAGCCCTTGAGAAATTCTCGGAAGTAGTCGATAAGTACCCGGAAGAGAACAAGGCCCCTGACGCGCTCCTCAAGATCGGTTTCTCTTACCAGGAGATGAAGCGCGATATCGAGGCAAGGGCGGCCCTTGAAAGGCTCGTGAAGAAATACCCAGGCTCCCATGCGGCCTCGATTGCCGCGAAGGCCCTTGGAGGCCTGAAAGGCGAAAGGTAG
- a CDS encoding LysM peptidoglycan-binding domain-containing protein, with protein sequence MYSKRFAIKLGCSVLAFSVSLLYGGGLLAGEAGKAEGTEEPVHHKIVPRDTLWDISGKYLEDPFKWPGLWKNNPYIKNPHLIYPGNIVRITPEGIEVLKPDEKAEGLYKVELSDGEPVVVLEPEENQEPEARTEEADVAQKAVDQGPRVKDHAMARSGFISEAELKGSGAIVKQEEGKLFMSQGDKVYISFGDARDVKAGDRFTVFVEGKKIRHPETRKKMGSEVEVIGSLRITRAEAPAEGVIEKSFKEVPTGARLRPYSPPVLEVALTEAESEVSGIIVTALESRENLSEGDIAYIDKGSADGVKTGNIMRIFRPVPEAQDPMAKKKKKVSLPPLELGTLVILEAGQATSTGVVLKSKRPIVWGDKVSTSNQ encoded by the coding sequence ATGTACTCCAAAAGGTTCGCGATCAAGCTCGGTTGTTCGGTCCTCGCCTTTTCAGTCTCGCTTTTGTACGGCGGCGGGCTCCTCGCCGGAGAGGCGGGAAAGGCGGAAGGCACTGAAGAGCCGGTTCATCACAAGATCGTCCCGAGGGACACTCTCTGGGACATCTCCGGGAAATACCTCGAAGATCCTTTCAAATGGCCCGGCCTTTGGAAGAACAATCCCTATATCAAGAACCCGCATCTCATATACCCCGGCAATATCGTGAGAATTACCCCCGAGGGCATCGAGGTTCTTAAGCCCGATGAAAAGGCAGAGGGCCTCTACAAGGTCGAACTGAGCGATGGGGAACCGGTCGTCGTGCTCGAGCCGGAAGAGAATCAAGAACCGGAAGCCCGGACAGAAGAGGCCGATGTGGCTCAGAAGGCCGTGGACCAGGGGCCCAGGGTCAAGGACCACGCAATGGCCAGGAGCGGCTTTATCTCCGAAGCCGAGCTCAAGGGGAGCGGCGCCATCGTGAAGCAGGAAGAAGGCAAGCTCTTCATGAGCCAGGGCGACAAGGTGTATATCTCATTCGGGGATGCCCGGGACGTAAAGGCCGGCGACCGCTTCACGGTATTCGTAGAAGGAAAGAAGATACGGCACCCCGAGACCAGGAAAAAGATGGGGAGCGAAGTCGAGGTCATAGGCAGCCTCAGGATAACCAGGGCCGAGGCCCCGGCCGAGGGAGTGATAGAGAAATCTTTCAAGGAGGTCCCGACAGGGGCCAGGCTCAGGCCTTACAGCCCGCCCGTTCTCGAAGTGGCGCTCACCGAGGCTGAATCAGAAGTGAGCGGCATCATAGTGACCGCGCTCGAATCAAGGGAGAACCTCTCCGAGGGAGACATAGCCTACATAGACAAGGGCTCGGCTGACGGCGTAAAGACCGGAAACATCATGCGCATCTTCAGGCCGGTCCCGGAGGCGCAAGACCCCATGGCCAAAAAGAAAAAAAAGGTCAGCCTTCCGCCGCTTGAA